A window of Triplophysa dalaica isolate WHDGS20190420 chromosome 7, ASM1584641v1, whole genome shotgun sequence contains these coding sequences:
- the galr2b gene encoding galanin receptor 2b isoform X1, with amino-acid sequence MLYGLSSEQGSEAKHLKMSDHEDLNKAIGHWNASESYQLNPASVIVSVVFSLIFLLGTIGNSLVLAVLLRSGQVGYNTTNLFILNLSVADFFFIIFCVPFQATIYSLEGWVFGSFMCKVVHFFINLTMYASSFTLAAVSVDRYLAIRYPLRSRELRTPCNAVVAMVVIWGLSLVFAGPYLSYYDLIEFENSNVCVPGWEEYNRKVLDTCTFVFGYVIPVLIVSLSYTRTIKYLWTAVDPLDGMSESKRAKRKVTKMIIIVTVLFCICWLPYHVVILCYLYGDFPFNQTTYAFRLLSHCMAYANSCLNPIVYALVSKHFRKGFKKVFSCILSKKGRNKVHVVHVANTVPGFEAGSTEVSQMNEENARQNENEMVNRPITEPQNTTMTITLPFQNQP; translated from the exons ATGTTATATGGTTTATCCAGTGAGCAG GGCTCTGAAGCTAAACACCTTAAAATGTCAGATCACGAGGACCTAAATAAAGCCATTGGACACTGGAACGCCTCGGAGAGCTACCAGCTCAACCCAGCCAGCGTCATTGTGTCGGTGGTCTTCTCGCTCATCTTCCTTCTGGGAACAATTGGGAACAGCCTGGTTCTCGCTGTGCTTCTCAGAAGCGGGCAAGTCGGATATAACACCACCAATCTCTTTATCCTCAACCTCAGCGTAGCTGATTTCTTCTTCATTATTTTCTGCGTGCCTTTCCAAGCCACCATCTATTCTCTAGAGGGCTGGGTGTTCGGTTCCTTCATGTGCAAAGTGGTTCACTTCTTCATCAACCTCACCATGTACGCTAGCAGTTTCACCCTTGCTGCCGTCTCTGTGGACAG atATCTAGCCATACGTTACCCCCTGCGCTCCAGAGAACTGAGGACGCCCTGTAACGCTGTTGTCGCAATGGTAGTCATCTGGGGCCTGTCTCTCGTTTTTGCCGGTCCCTATTTGAGTTACTATGACCTCATCGAGTTTGAAAACAGCAACGTGTGCGTACCGGGCTGGGAGGAATATAATCGTAAAGTGCTGGATACCTGTACCTTCGTTTTCGGCTACGTCATTCCTGTGCTCATCGTAAGCCTGTCGTACACACGAACCATCAAGTACCTCTGGACGGCGGTTGACCCTTTGGACGGCATGTCGGAGTCCAAGCGTGCCAAACGAAAGGTCACCAAGATGATCATCATAGTCACTGTGCTTTTTTGCATCTGCTGGCTACCGTACCACGTGGTCATTTTGTGCTACCTTTACGGAGACTTCCCGTTCAACCAGACCACGTACGCTTTCAGACTGCTGTCCCACTGCATGGCCTACGCCAACTCGTGCCTCAACCCCATCGTTTACGCGCTGGTGTCCAAACACTTTCGCAAGGGCTTCAAGAAGGTGTTCAGCTGCATCCTCAGCAAAAAGGGCCGGAACAAGGTGCACGTGGTCCACGTGGCGAACACCGTTCCCGGCTTTGAGGCCGGCTCCACTGAAGTGTCCCAAATGAACGAAGAGAACGCCAGACAGAACGAGAACGAAATGGTCAACCGCCCAATCACCGAGCCGCAGAACACGACCATGACCATAACGTTGCCCTTTCAGAATCAGCCATGA
- the galr2b gene encoding galanin receptor 2b isoform X2, protein MSDHEDLNKAIGHWNASESYQLNPASVIVSVVFSLIFLLGTIGNSLVLAVLLRSGQVGYNTTNLFILNLSVADFFFIIFCVPFQATIYSLEGWVFGSFMCKVVHFFINLTMYASSFTLAAVSVDRYLAIRYPLRSRELRTPCNAVVAMVVIWGLSLVFAGPYLSYYDLIEFENSNVCVPGWEEYNRKVLDTCTFVFGYVIPVLIVSLSYTRTIKYLWTAVDPLDGMSESKRAKRKVTKMIIIVTVLFCICWLPYHVVILCYLYGDFPFNQTTYAFRLLSHCMAYANSCLNPIVYALVSKHFRKGFKKVFSCILSKKGRNKVHVVHVANTVPGFEAGSTEVSQMNEENARQNENEMVNRPITEPQNTTMTITLPFQNQP, encoded by the exons ATGTCAGATCACGAGGACCTAAATAAAGCCATTGGACACTGGAACGCCTCGGAGAGCTACCAGCTCAACCCAGCCAGCGTCATTGTGTCGGTGGTCTTCTCGCTCATCTTCCTTCTGGGAACAATTGGGAACAGCCTGGTTCTCGCTGTGCTTCTCAGAAGCGGGCAAGTCGGATATAACACCACCAATCTCTTTATCCTCAACCTCAGCGTAGCTGATTTCTTCTTCATTATTTTCTGCGTGCCTTTCCAAGCCACCATCTATTCTCTAGAGGGCTGGGTGTTCGGTTCCTTCATGTGCAAAGTGGTTCACTTCTTCATCAACCTCACCATGTACGCTAGCAGTTTCACCCTTGCTGCCGTCTCTGTGGACAG atATCTAGCCATACGTTACCCCCTGCGCTCCAGAGAACTGAGGACGCCCTGTAACGCTGTTGTCGCAATGGTAGTCATCTGGGGCCTGTCTCTCGTTTTTGCCGGTCCCTATTTGAGTTACTATGACCTCATCGAGTTTGAAAACAGCAACGTGTGCGTACCGGGCTGGGAGGAATATAATCGTAAAGTGCTGGATACCTGTACCTTCGTTTTCGGCTACGTCATTCCTGTGCTCATCGTAAGCCTGTCGTACACACGAACCATCAAGTACCTCTGGACGGCGGTTGACCCTTTGGACGGCATGTCGGAGTCCAAGCGTGCCAAACGAAAGGTCACCAAGATGATCATCATAGTCACTGTGCTTTTTTGCATCTGCTGGCTACCGTACCACGTGGTCATTTTGTGCTACCTTTACGGAGACTTCCCGTTCAACCAGACCACGTACGCTTTCAGACTGCTGTCCCACTGCATGGCCTACGCCAACTCGTGCCTCAACCCCATCGTTTACGCGCTGGTGTCCAAACACTTTCGCAAGGGCTTCAAGAAGGTGTTCAGCTGCATCCTCAGCAAAAAGGGCCGGAACAAGGTGCACGTGGTCCACGTGGCGAACACCGTTCCCGGCTTTGAGGCCGGCTCCACTGAAGTGTCCCAAATGAACGAAGAGAACGCCAGACAGAACGAGAACGAAATGGTCAACCGCCCAATCACCGAGCCGCAGAACACGACCATGACCATAACGTTGCCCTTTCAGAATCAGCCATGA